Proteins encoded within one genomic window of Anopheles gambiae chromosome 3, idAnoGambNW_F1_1, whole genome shotgun sequence:
- the LOC1270789 gene encoding unconventional myosin-XVIIIa isoform X7, with protein MEMELLCAKSELNCDFDDCSTLGEYDSTGDGADLPLGGVPADGAELAKSYRLRYERVARELEFTKKRLQTQHEHDLEQLVGLKKQLEKKLADAYEEVEEQRQVVAQWKRKAQKMTNEMNDLRMLYEEQNSRNNLLEKRQRKFDAECQTLQDSARQERQAKERMAREKDVLMAEKCKLEQTVSDIRLELELKEEKVTALQQELDEMAFGGGTEEEIAQLKRQKNELDRRCKEQDEELDEMAGQIQLLEQAKLRLEMSLETSRKEARKEAQQRDDEMEEIRGASYKKIKSLECQLEQEHEERTQLLRDKHELERKLASLEDQDRAERAAEEAMVQRLKRDARKYRALLRDAQSQLDRAKGDSASKALVRQLRNQLEDAESARVAALKARQVLEGELQDAQLLFEETQRARNEAEDRATVAQRDRAELQAQIDENEEEMAELMKKYSATVKQLSSEQSLIAEYELRVSELEGEKKSLKEQVVELATRLESVETIGEPSNSMAFKRLELRTKELESRLEFEQATRARIEIQLARHKDSLEKLQGELSQARNREAQAQDALKKGQKMVRELRDELSTLANRDQEGLLKRKELEKRIETAESETASARADLRLALQRIADLQQAMEEEGDSYQSDSDTSDSSSSMDSFHESTVTRKSPSVGSGDHFGTTNGGSSRGSVGSLASSTRDGRKESNNPRIRPSLFGSVRRKKRLHPTIKEEDESYLTDDQAGTEPSTSSLPQVSQTPDLLSSLETSQPKREDSKAAADTEHVETVAEACRRMSESNMQREETAAEKEPQSAISLPPVPSGEQCEFPFDIDTLKSIKEKIHSLNQIIRDESHESSTEIDLVDLKNLKNQIHEFKKAIECSRSRSMDKLVNGGGSALLAPGIITTSASTGSASTGRPLS; from the exons ATGGAGATGGAGCTGCTGTGCGCCAAGTCGGAGCTGAACTGCGACTTTGACGACTGCAGCACGCTCGGCGAGTACGACAGCACCGGCGACGGTGCGGATCTGCCCCTCGGCGGGGTGCCGGCCGACGGTGCCGAGCTGGCCAAGAGCTACCGGCTGCGGTACGAGCGCGTGGCCCGCGAGCTGGAGTTTACCAAGAAGCGGCTGCAGACGCAGCACGAGCACGATCTCGAGCAGCTGGTCGGGCTGAAGAAGCAGCTCGAGAAGAAGCTGGCCGACGCGTAcgaggaggtggaggagcaGCGCCAGGTGGTGGCGCAGTGGAAGCGCAAGGCGCAGAAGATGACGAACGAGATGAACGATCTGCGCATGCTGTACGAGGAGCAGAACAGCCGGAACAATCTGCTCGAGAAGCGGCAGCGCAAGTTCGACGCCGAATGCCAAACGTTGCAGGACAGTGCGCGGCAGGAGCGGCAGGCAAAGGAGCGGATGGCCCGGGAGAAGGACGTGCTGATGGCGGAAAAGTGCAAGCTCGAGCAGACGGTGTCGGACATTCGGCTCGAGCTGGAGCtgaaggaggagaaggtgaCGGCACTGCAGCAGGAGCTCGATGAGATGGCGTTCGGTGGCGGTACGGAGGAGGAAATAGCGCAGCTGAAGCGGCAGAAGAACGAGCTCGACCGGCGGTGCAAGGAGCAGGACGAGGAGCTGGACGAGATGGCCGGCCAGATACAGCTGCTCGAGCAGGCCAAGCTGCGGCTGGAGATGTCGCTCGAGACGAGCCGAAAGGAGGCCCGCAAGGAGGCGCAGCAGCGGGACGACGAGATGGAGGAGATACGGGGCGCGTCGTACAAGAAGATCAAATCGCTCGAATGCCAGCTGGAGCAGGAGCACGAGGAGCGCACGCAGCTGCTGCGCGACAAGCACGAGCTGGAGCGCAAGCTGGCCAGCCTGGAGGATCAGGACCGGGCGGAGCGGGCGGCCGAGGAAGCGATGGTGCAGCGGTTGAAGCGGGACGCGCGGAAGTATCGGGCGCTGCTGCGCGACGCCCAAAGCCAGCTCGATCGTGCGAAGGGCGATTCGGCAAGCAAGGCGCTCGTGCGACAGCTGCGCAACCAGCTGGAGGATGCGGAATCGGCCCGCGTCGCTGCGCTGAAGGCGCGCCAGGTGCTCGAGGGTGAGCTGCAGGACGCGCAGCTCCTGTTCGAGGAAACGCAGCGCGCTCGCAACGAGGCGGAGGATCGGGCGACGGTGGCGCAGCGCGACCGGGCCGAACTGCAGGCCCAGATCGACGAGAACGAGGAGGAGATGGCGGAGCTGATGAAGAAGTACAGTGCCACGGTGAAGCAGCTGTCGAGCGAGCAGTCGCTGATCGCGGAATACGAGCTGCGCGTGTCCGAGCTGGAGGGCGAGAAGAAGTCGCTCAAGGAGCAGGTGGTCGAGCTGGCGACGCGACTCGAGAGCGTGGAAACGATCGGCGAACCGTCCAACAGTATGGCGTTCAAGCGGCTGGAGCTGCGCACCAAAGAGCTCGAATCGCGGCTCGAGTTCGAGCAGGCGACGCGGGCCCGCATCGAGATCCAGCTCGCCCGGCACAAGGACTCGCTCGAGAAGCTGCAGGGCGAGCTGAGTCAGGCGAGGAATCGGGAGGCGCAAGCGCAGGATGCGCTCAAGAAGGGACAGAAAATGGTACGCGAGCTGCGGGACGAGCTGTCGACGTTGGCGAACCGCGACCAGGAGGGTTTGCTGAAGCGCAAGGAGCTGGAGAAGCGCATCGAGACGGCCGAATCGGAGACGGCCTCGGCGAGGGCGGATCTGCGGCTGGCGCTGCAGCGGATAGCCGACCTGCAGCAGGCGATGGAAGAGGAGGGTGATTCTTACCAATCCGATAG CGATACGAGCGATAGTTCGTCGTCGATGGATTCATTCCACGAATCGACTGTAACGCGCAAATCACCGAGCGTCGGAAGCGGCGACCATTTCGGCACAACGAACGGTGGCAGCAGCCGGGGCAGCGTCGGCAGTCTGGCCAGCAGTACGCGGGATGGGCGCAAGGAAAGCAACAATCCCAG GATTCGTCCGAGCCTGTTCGGTAGCGTGCGGCGCAAGAAGCGTCTGCATCCGACGATTAAGGAGGAGGACGAAAGCTACCTGACCGATGATCAAGCGGGCACAGAACCATCCACCAGTTCCCTGCCGCAAGTCAGCCAAACGCCGGATCTTTTATCCTCGCTGGAAACCAGCCAGCCGAAGCGCGAGGACAGTAAAGCGGCGGCCGACACGGAACACGTCGAGACGGTGGCCGAAGCTTGCCGCCGTATGAGCGAATCCAACATGCAACGGGAAGAAACTGCTGCCGAAAAAGAGCCACAGTCCGCCATTTCGTTGCCTCCCGTACCGAGCGGCGAGCAGTGTGAGTTTCCCTTCGATATCGACACGCTGAAATCGATCAAGGAGAAGATACACTCGCTCAACCAGATCATACGCGACGAGTCGCACGAGTCGAGCACGGAGATCGATCTGGTCGACCTGAAGAACCTGAAGAACCAGATCCACGAGTTTAAGAAAGCGATCGAATGCAGCCGGTCCCGCTCGATGGACAAGCTGGTCAATGGGGGCGGCAGTGCACTGTTGGCGCCCGGCATCATAACGACATCCGCCTCGACTGGGTCGGCCAGCACGGGACGACCACTCTCGTAA
- the LOC1270789 gene encoding uncharacterized protein LOC1270789 isoform X4, translating into MRPIISAPSAVVQSPSSSRIFPPATVTAAGSGQNGTNGQQQQQQQTQADPGNGVDQPPLLQNGSNNNNNPSNGFGIVKKVKKEPSPSPLSTAGEAPLVKPPPVANKPPPVGGKLSSWRQYLPSGMGGGGGGTTVASASKNATGAVKNDKPTHAQKATVVDENNNEMTAGLMSEGMTTNNGNGCHSAVIKEEGAAAAATNGCVQNGENQPAESKENGTTTEKLSNGGAVKSEEKLPPPPPPSASQRKSNGERVNGTPPLPPATVNGTGARKESVKSEIKVKIAPKGEEKKEPSLVSTAIGKVSTKTLELKRSTSGHRLTTASSVVTTTVVEENGTEKPTNGVGGGVKDGKEKKRSAYLLTDEAGKSLAKGKPVPKTASTEKSGPIGVRLSLKPSRSVTPDRTEKSSTPIRAARASPVRGTVDDGMPKEKSPSERRILGEAVRREKTPLRSASSKSLSAKGDSTSSKSTTTIEVKEVGDGDATTSVLTSTATVPSSTPASSSRPVVKVRKVIKKIIKKKPKAAAEGTEAAAKEEQAANAEVAKKEDDSHSPPALVGAVETTITHEMADSAVVKGMVEITKMEIAKEKEKEKKKSTVKSVPVREEKALKDLKDAPKSMEKVEEVAVVSGKEQQQTERKHWAIKKRSMTDRALSCGPLEDDRSGAMLEQFLLSLATIPQEIAVDLPAGATLPRFGSNRSLARSASQYLSSKIHDFLRRTDHVMQDWRNLGRTLGRRDDYGVRGTIGDVSGLGGTVRSRSVSNIIARGLQLLREQSSSPARRSSVVSRSSSRSSFYCELPAGDGKGGPAGLALRRRRIRNIGERVVEDDDDDCSTVVDMSEELSDITSELTEEHSSSNLITERLAAETSERLRLEKEVKEYESKYRHLQESSEKMEMELLCAKSELNCDFDDCSTLGEYDSTGDGADLPLGGVPADGAELAKSYRLRYERVARELEFTKKRLQTQHEHDLEQLVGLKKQLEKKLADAYEEVEEQRQVVAQWKRKAQKMTNEMNDLRMLYEEQNSRNNLLEKRQRKFDAECQTLQDSARQERQAKERMAREKDVLMAEKCKLEQTVSDIRLELELKEEKVTALQQELDEMAFGGGTEEEIAQLKRQKNELDRRCKEQDEELDEMAGQIQLLEQAKLRLEMSLETSRKEARKEAQQRDDEMEEIRGASYKKIKSLECQLEQEHEERTQLLRDKHELERKLASLEDQDRAERAAEEAMVQRLKRDARKYRALLRDAQSQLDRAKGDSASKALVRQLRNQLEDAESARVAALKARQVLEGELQDAQLLFEETQRARNEAEDRATVAQRDRAELQAQIDENEEEMAELMKKYSATVKQLSSEQSLIAEYELRVSELEGEKKSLKEQVVELATRLESVETIGEPSNSMAFKRLELRTKELESRLEFEQATRARIEIQLARHKDSLEKLQGELSQARNREAQAQDALKKGQKMVRELRDELSTLANRDQEGLLKRKELEKRIETAESETASARADLRLALQRIADLQQAMEEEGDSYQSDSDTSDSSSSMDSFHESTVTRKSPSVGSGDHFGTTNGGSSRGSVGSLASSTRDGRKESNNPRIRPSLFGSVRRKKRLHPTIKEEDESYLTDDQAGTEPSTSSLPQVSQTPDLLSSLETSQPKREDSKAAADTEHVETVAEACRRMSESNMQREETAAEKEPQSAISLPPVPSGEQCEFPFDIDTLKSIKEKIHSLNQIIRDESHESSTEIDLVDLKNLKNQIHEFKKAIECSRSRSMDKLVNGGGSALLAPGIITTSASTGSASTGRPLS; encoded by the exons ATGCGTCCGATCATATCGGCGCCATCCGCGGTGGTGCAATCGCCCTCATCGTCCCGAATTTTCCCCCCGGCAACAGTGACGGCGGCAGGGTCGGGACAGAACGGAACGAacggtcagcagcagcagcagcagcagacacaAGCAGACCCTGGCAATGGCGTCGACCAGCCGCCGCTGTTGCAAAACggcagcaacaataacaacaaccccAGCAACGGCTTTGGCATCGTAAAGAAGGTGAAAAAAGAACCTTCACCATCGCCATTATCAACGGCGGGCGAAGCGCCACTTGTGAAACCGCCACCCGTGGCCAACAAACCACCGCCCGTGGGCGGAAAGCTGTCGTCGTGGAGACAGTATCTTCCCAGCGGTATGGGCGGCGGAGGCGGCGGCACGACGGTGGCGTCGGCCAGCAAAAATGCTACAGGGGCCGTGAAAAATGACAAACCGACGCACGCCCAGAAGGCAACGGTTGTTGatgaaaacaacaacgaaatgACGGCAGGCTTGATGAGCGAGGGCATGACGACGAACAACGGAAACGGTTGTCACTCGGCCGTGATTAAGGaggaaggagcagcagcagccgcgaCGAATGGTTGTGTCCAAAATGGGGAAAACCAGCCGGCGGAATCGAAGGAAAATGGCACCACCACCGAAAAGCTATCAAATGGTGGGGCGGtgaaaagcgaagaaaagctaccaccaccaccaccaccgtcagcGAGCCAGCGAAAGTCGAACGGCGAACGGGTGAATGGAACGCCTCCGCTTCCGCCGGCGACGGTCAATGGCACTGGGGCGCGCAAGGAAAGTGTGAAAAGCgaaattaaagtaaaaattgCACCGAAGGGAGAGGAGAAGAAAGAGCCGTCCCTGGTTAGTACCGCGATCGGTAAGGTTTCGACCAAAACGCTGGAACTGAAACGATCCACCAGTGGACACCGATTGACAACGGCCAGTAGCGTAGTAACGACCACCGTGGTGGAAGAAAATGGAACGGAAAAGCCAACGAATGGGGTCGGTGGTGGCGTGAAAGatggaaaggagaaaaaacgaTCCGCCTACCTACTTACGGACGAGGCGGGCAAATCGCTGGCGAAAGGAAAACCCGTCCCAAAGACGGCGAGCACGGAAAAAAGTGGTCCGATTGGGGTGAGATTGTCCCTCAAACCGAGCCGATCGGTAACGCCGGACCGCACGGAAAAGAGTTCAACCCCGATTAGGGCGGCAAGGGCTTCCCCGGTGCGCGGTACGGTTGACGACGGGATGCCGAAGGAAAAATCACCCTCCGAGCGGCGCATACTGGGTGAGGCGGTACGGCGCGAGAAGACCCCGCTGCGATCCGCCTCCTCCAAAAGTCTGTCCGCAAAGGGAgactccaccagcagcaagtCCACGACGACGATAGAGGTCAAGGAAGTAGGTGACGGTGATGCAACAACGAGCGTGCTGACGTCCACTGCGACCGTTCCATCATCAACGCCAGCATCATCAAGTCGCCCGGTTGTAAAGGTGCGCAAAGTGATAAAGAAGATCATCAAAAAGAAACCGAAAGCGGCAGCCGAAGGGACGGAAGCAGCTGCGAAGGAGGAGCAAGCGGCGAACGCGGAAGTCGCCAAAAAGGAGGACGATTCTCACTCCCCGCCGGCATTGGTGGGGGCAGTGGAAACGACCATTACGCATGAGATGGCGGATAGTGCGGTGGTGAAGGGCATGGTGGAAATAACAAAGATGGAAATTGCAAAGGAaaaagagaaggagaagaagaagagtactGTCAAGAGTGTGCCTGTGAGGGAAGAGAAAGCTCTTAAGGACCTGAAGGATGCCCCAAAATCGATGGAGAAGGTTGAAGAGGTTGCCGTGGTGTCCGGTAAGGAACAGCAACAGACCGAACGGAAGCATTGGGCTATAAAGAAGCGTTCCATGACCGATCGTGCCCTGTCTTGCGGGCCCTTGGAGGATGATCGGTCCGGTGCCATGCTGGAACAGTTCCTACTATCCTTAGCCACTATACCGCAGGAAATCGCCGTCGATCTGCCCGCCGGTGCAACGCTGCCCCGGTTCGGCAGCAACCGCTCGCTGGCCCGCTCCGCCTCGCAGTATCTCAGCAGCAAGATACACGACTTTCTGCGCCGCACCGACCACGTGATGCAGGACTGGCGCAACCTCGGCCGTACGCTGGGCCGGCGGGACGATTACGGGGTGCGCGGCACGATCGGTGACGTCAGCGGGCTCGGCGGTACGGTGCGGTCGCGCAGCGTGTCGAACATTATTGCGCGCgggctgcagctgctgcgggAGCAATCGTCATCGCCGGCGCGCCGTTCGAGTGTCGTCTCGCGGTCTAGCTCGCGCTCCTCGTTCTACTGCGAGCTGCCGGCGGGCGATGGGAAAGGTGGACCGGCGGGGCTGGCATTACGTCGCCGCCGCATTCGAAACATCGGCGAGAGGGTGgtggaggacgacgacgacgattgcAGCACGGTGGTTGATATGAGCGAAGAG CTAAGCGACATTACCTCCGAGCTGACGGAGGAACACTCGTCGTCGAACCTGATCACCGAGCGGCTCGCCGCCGAAACGTCCGAACGGTTGCGGCTCGAGAAGGAGGTGAAGGAGTATGAGTCGAAGTACCGCCACCTGCAGGAGTCATCCGAAAAGATGGAGATGGAGCTGCTGTGCGCCAAGTCGGAGCTGAACTGCGACTTTGACGACTGCAGCACGCTCGGCGAGTACGACAGCACCGGCGACGGTGCGGATCTGCCCCTCGGCGGGGTGCCGGCCGACGGTGCCGAGCTGGCCAAGAGCTACCGGCTGCGGTACGAGCGCGTGGCCCGCGAGCTGGAGTTTACCAAGAAGCGGCTGCAGACGCAGCACGAGCACGATCTCGAGCAGCTGGTCGGGCTGAAGAAGCAGCTCGAGAAGAAGCTGGCCGACGCGTAcgaggaggtggaggagcaGCGCCAGGTGGTGGCGCAGTGGAAGCGCAAGGCGCAGAAGATGACGAACGAGATGAACGATCTGCGCATGCTGTACGAGGAGCAGAACAGCCGGAACAATCTGCTCGAGAAGCGGCAGCGCAAGTTCGACGCCGAATGCCAAACGTTGCAGGACAGTGCGCGGCAGGAGCGGCAGGCAAAGGAGCGGATGGCCCGGGAGAAGGACGTGCTGATGGCGGAAAAGTGCAAGCTCGAGCAGACGGTGTCGGACATTCGGCTCGAGCTGGAGCtgaaggaggagaaggtgaCGGCACTGCAGCAGGAGCTCGATGAGATGGCGTTCGGTGGCGGTACGGAGGAGGAAATAGCGCAGCTGAAGCGGCAGAAGAACGAGCTCGACCGGCGGTGCAAGGAGCAGGACGAGGAGCTGGACGAGATGGCCGGCCAGATACAGCTGCTCGAGCAGGCCAAGCTGCGGCTGGAGATGTCGCTCGAGACGAGCCGAAAGGAGGCCCGCAAGGAGGCGCAGCAGCGGGACGACGAGATGGAGGAGATACGGGGCGCGTCGTACAAGAAGATCAAATCGCTCGAATGCCAGCTGGAGCAGGAGCACGAGGAGCGCACGCAGCTGCTGCGCGACAAGCACGAGCTGGAGCGCAAGCTGGCCAGCCTGGAGGATCAGGACCGGGCGGAGCGGGCGGCCGAGGAAGCGATGGTGCAGCGGTTGAAGCGGGACGCGCGGAAGTATCGGGCGCTGCTGCGCGACGCCCAAAGCCAGCTCGATCGTGCGAAGGGCGATTCGGCAAGCAAGGCGCTCGTGCGACAGCTGCGCAACCAGCTGGAGGATGCGGAATCGGCCCGCGTCGCTGCGCTGAAGGCGCGCCAGGTGCTCGAGGGTGAGCTGCAGGACGCGCAGCTCCTGTTCGAGGAAACGCAGCGCGCTCGCAACGAGGCGGAGGATCGGGCGACGGTGGCGCAGCGCGACCGGGCCGAACTGCAGGCCCAGATCGACGAGAACGAGGAGGAGATGGCGGAGCTGATGAAGAAGTACAGTGCCACGGTGAAGCAGCTGTCGAGCGAGCAGTCGCTGATCGCGGAATACGAGCTGCGCGTGTCCGAGCTGGAGGGCGAGAAGAAGTCGCTCAAGGAGCAGGTGGTCGAGCTGGCGACGCGACTCGAGAGCGTGGAAACGATCGGCGAACCGTCCAACAGTATGGCGTTCAAGCGGCTGGAGCTGCGCACCAAAGAGCTCGAATCGCGGCTCGAGTTCGAGCAGGCGACGCGGGCCCGCATCGAGATCCAGCTCGCCCGGCACAAGGACTCGCTCGAGAAGCTGCAGGGCGAGCTGAGTCAGGCGAGGAATCGGGAGGCGCAAGCGCAGGATGCGCTCAAGAAGGGACAGAAAATGGTACGCGAGCTGCGGGACGAGCTGTCGACGTTGGCGAACCGCGACCAGGAGGGTTTGCTGAAGCGCAAGGAGCTGGAGAAGCGCATCGAGACGGCCGAATCGGAGACGGCCTCGGCGAGGGCGGATCTGCGGCTGGCGCTGCAGCGGATAGCCGACCTGCAGCAGGCGATGGAAGAGGAGGGTGATTCTTACCAATCCGATAG CGATACGAGCGATAGTTCGTCGTCGATGGATTCATTCCACGAATCGACTGTAACGCGCAAATCACCGAGCGTCGGAAGCGGCGACCATTTCGGCACAACGAACGGTGGCAGCAGCCGGGGCAGCGTCGGCAGTCTGGCCAGCAGTACGCGGGATGGGCGCAAGGAAAGCAACAATCCCAG GATTCGTCCGAGCCTGTTCGGTAGCGTGCGGCGCAAGAAGCGTCTGCATCCGACGATTAAGGAGGAGGACGAAAGCTACCTGACCGATGATCAAGCGGGCACAGAACCATCCACCAGTTCCCTGCCGCAAGTCAGCCAAACGCCGGATCTTTTATCCTCGCTGGAAACCAGCCAGCCGAAGCGCGAGGACAGTAAAGCGGCGGCCGACACGGAACACGTCGAGACGGTGGCCGAAGCTTGCCGCCGTATGAGCGAATCCAACATGCAACGGGAAGAAACTGCTGCCGAAAAAGAGCCACAGTCCGCCATTTCGTTGCCTCCCGTACCGAGCGGCGAGCAGTGTGAGTTTCCCTTCGATATCGACACGCTGAAATCGATCAAGGAGAAGATACACTCGCTCAACCAGATCATACGCGACGAGTCGCACGAGTCGAGCACGGAGATCGATCTGGTCGACCTGAAGAACCTGAAGAACCAGATCCACGAGTTTAAGAAAGCGATCGAATGCAGCCGGTCCCGCTCGATGGACAAGCTGGTCAATGGGGGCGGCAGTGCACTGTTGGCGCCCGGCATCATAACGACATCCGCCTCGACTGGGTCGGCCAGCACGGGACGACCACTCTCGTAA